CGCGACGTGGCGCGCGCGCAGGGTAAGTCCTACGGCCTGGCCGATCGCCTGTCGAAAATGATTCCCTTCGAAGTCGGCATGACTCTGGAGAAGGCCTACGAGATGGAGGAGCCGCTGCGCGAGTTCCTCAAGAACGACGAGGAAGCCCAGGAAATCTGGGACATGTCGCTCAAGCTCGAAGGTATCGTCCGCGGTACCGGCAAGCACGCCGGTGGCGTGGTGATCGCGCCGACCAAACTCACCGACTTCTCGCCAATCGCCTGTGACGAGGAGGGTGGTGGTCTGGTGACACAGTTCGACAAGGACGACGTCGAACAGGCCGGCCTGGTCAAGTTCGACTTCCTCGGTCTGCGTACCCTGACCATCATCAAGTGGGCGATGGAGACCATTCATCGCATCCAGAAGCGCGATGGCGCCTCGGACGAGGAACTGGTCAACATCGACTTTATCCCCCTGGATGACAAGAAAACCTACGACATGCTGCAGAAGGCGGAGACCACTGCAGTCTTCCAGCTTGAATCGCGCGGCATGAAGGAACTGATCAAGAAGCTCAAGCCCGACTGTCTGGAAGACATGATCGCACTGGTGGCTCTGTTCCGCCCCGGTCCGCTGCAATCCGGCATGGTGGACGACTTCATCAACCGCAAGCACGGCCGTGCCGAACTGTCCTATCCGCACCCGGACTATCAGTACGCCGGCCTGGAGCCGGTGCTCAAGCCCACTTACGGCATCATCCTGTACCAGGAGCAGGTGATGCAGATCGCTCAGGTGATGGCTGGTTACACCCTCGGCGGTGCGGACATGCTGCGCCGCGCCATGGGCAAGAAGAAGCCCGAGGAGATGGCCAAGCAGCGCGGCGGCTTCATCGAGGGCTGCGCGAACAACGGCATCGATGCCGAGCTGGCGGGCAACATCTTCGACCTGGTGGAAAAATTTGCCGGTTACGGCTTCAACAAGTCGCACTCCGCCGCCTACGGCCTGGTTTCGTACCAGACTGCCTGGCTCAAGGCGCATTACCCGGCACCATTCATGGCTGCGGTGCTGTCGGCGGATATGCACAACACCGACAAGGTGGTGATCCTGGTGGAGGAGTGTCGCAACATGAAGTTGCGCATCGATCCGCCGGACGTGAACGTGTCCGAGTTCAAGTTCACCGTCAATGACGATGGTCGTATCGTCTACGGTCTCGGCGCGGTCAAGGGTGTGGGCGAGGGGCCGGTCGAGGCCATCGTCGAATGCCGTGCTGAAGGCGGGCCGTTCAAGGATCTGTTCGACTTCTGCAACCGCGTCGACCTCAAGCGCATCAACAAGCGCACCCTGGAAGCGCTGATTCGCAGTGGTGCGCTGGATCGCCTGGGTCCGTATTACCAGGACGAGCTCAAGGCCTACCAGGCCAGCGTGGACAAGAACCGCGCCGTGCTGCTGGCTTCCATGGAGGAGGCCGTGCAGTCTGCCGAGCAGACCGCTCGTAGCGCCGAAAGTGGTCACATGGACCTGTTCGGCGGCCTGTTTGCCGAGCCCGAGGCAGACGTCTACGCCAACCACCGCAAGGCTCGCGAACTGCCGATCAAGGAGCGTCTGAAAGGCGAAAAGGACACCCTGGGCATCTACCTGTCCGGTCACCCCATCGACGAATACGAAGGCGAGATCCGTCGTTTCGCCCGTCAGCGCATTGTCGAGCTGAAGCCGGCGCGCGATACCCAGACCATTGCCGGGATGATCGTCAACCTGCGGGTGATGAAGAACAAGAAGGGCGACAAGATGGGCTTCATTACCCTCGACGACCGCTCCGGCCGCATCGAAGCGTCGCTGTTCGCCGATGCTTTCGCCAGTAACCAGGCTCTGCTGCAGAACGACGCGCTGGTGGTGGTCGAGGGTGAAGTGAGCAATGACGACTTTTCCGGCGGCCTGCGTCTGCGCGCCAAGCGCGTGATGAGCCTTGAAGAAGCGCGTACCAGTCTGGCTGACAGCCTGCGGGTAAAGGTGGCAAGCGACGCGCTCAAGGGTGATCGCCTGCGCTGGTTGGCCGAGCTGTGCAGCAAGCACAAGGGCGCCTGCCCGGTGACCGTCGACTACAGTGGCGAGGAGGCCCGCGCCTTGCTTCAATTCGGCGATGCCTGGCGAATCGACCCGGCGGACACTTTGATTCAGGCATTGCGTGACCAGTTCGGGCGCGACAACGTCTTTTTGCACTACCGCTGATATCTGAGAGGAAAATTCCTCTTCGTGACAGCAGAGGCACCCGAGGGTGTCGACCCGCTGCGCCCTATCCCTTAAGGTAGGGCGCCCAATGGATACAGCTCCCCGGCCACTTGGCCGTCGACGCAAGACGGATGACTATGAACCCGAATTTCCTCGATTTCGAACAGCCGATCGCCGACCTGCAAGCCAAGATCGAAGAGCTACGTCTGGTTGGTAATGACAACGCGCTGAACATCGGCGACGAGATTGCCCGCCTGCAGGACAAGAGCAGCGCCCTGACCGAAAGCATCTTCGGCAATCTGACCAGCTGGCAGATCGCGCAGCTCGCGCGCCATCCGCGCCGCCCCTACACCCTGGACTACATCCAGCACATCTTCACCGAGTTCGATGAACTGCACGGTGACCGTCACTTCTCCGATGACGCCGCCATCGTTGGTGGCGTGGCGCGCCTGGGTGATCAGCCGGTGATGATCATCGGTCACCAGAAGGGCCGCGAAGTGCGCGAGAAGGTGCGCCGCAACTTCGGTATGCCGCGCCCCGAGGGCTATCGCAAGGCCTGCCGTCTGATGGAAATGGCCGAGCGCTTCAAGATGCCGATTCTCACCTTCATCGATACTCCCGGCGCCTATCCGGGCATTGATGCCGAAGAGCGCGGCCAGAGCGAGGCCATTGCCTGGAACCTGCGGGTGATGGCGCGTCTGAAAACCCCGATCATCGCAACCGTGATCGGCGAGGGTGGTTCCGGCGGTGCGCTGGCCATCGGCGTCTGCGATCAGCTGAACATGCTGCAGTACTCCACCTATTCGGTGATTTCGCCGGAAGGCTGTGCCTCGATCCTGTGGCGTACCGCCGAAAAGGCGCCGGATGCCGCCGAGGCCATGGGCATCACTGCCGAGCGTTTGAAGGACCTGGGCATTGTCGATCAGGTTATCGCCGAACCACTGGGCGGCGCGCACCGTGATCCGGCCGCAGCCTCGGAGTCGATCCGTCAGGAGCTGATCAAGCAGCTGGCCAGTCTGCAGGAGCATGATACCGATGCACTGCTCAAGCGCCGTTATGATCGCCTGATGAGCTACGGCATCGCCTGAGTCGTTCTGTGCACATCTCAACGGGCCTTCGGGCCCGTTGTTGTTTAAGCTTGAACAATGACTGCTCTCGAACTACGCCTGCGCCAGGCTTTGCAGCCATGGCGTACGGTTCCTGCCTGGCGTATCGCATTCTCCGGTGGCCTGGATTCCAGCGTGCTGCTGCATTTGCTCGCCGACTGGGCGCGACAGGAACAATTGCCGCCGCTCAGTGCCGTGCATGTTCACCACGGCCTGCAAGCGGCGGCCGATGCCTGGCCAGGGCATTGCGAGCGCGTCTGCGAGCAGTTGGACATTCCTCTGGAAATCGTCAGGGTCCAAGTGGTGCCAGGCGCGAGTATGGAGCAGGCCGCGCGGCGTTCGCGTTACGCGGCATTCAGTGATCGGCTGGGGCAGGGCGAAGTGTTGCTTGGCGCCCAGCATCGTGACGATCAGGCCGAAACCCTGCTGTTTCGTTTGCTGCGGGGTGCGGGTGTGCGCGGGCTGGCTGCCATGCCGGCCAGTCGGTCACTGGGACAAGGCGTGCTGGTGCGGCCGCTGCTCGACTGCTCGCGCGCCGAGTTGCAGGCTTATGCGCAAAGTCATGGTCTGGTTTGGGTCGAGGACCCGAGCAATGCCGACCAGCGTTTCAGCCGCAATTTTCTGCGCAGGCAGGTAATGCCGCTGCTGGCTGAGCGCTGGCCTCAGGTCACTGCAAACTTTGCGCGCAGCGCCGGTCACCTGAGCGAAGCTGGGCAACTGCTGGATGAGCTGGCGCTGCTGGATATGGCGACAGCGCGTGGCGAGTCGGCCTTTCCCTGGTTGCCGCTGCCCTCTCTGGATCTTGCGGCTGTCGCCGCGCTGAGTGATGCGCGGCAACGCAATCTATTGAGGCACTGGTTGGCACCGTTGAGCCGAATGCCTGATAGCGATCACTGGGCTGGTTGGTATGACCTGCGTGATGCGGCCACGGATGCGACACCGATCTGGAAGCTGGCCGAGGGTGAGTTGCACCGCGCCGATGGTCGCTTGTGGTGGCTCAGTGGTGACTGGCTGATACCGCCGCAGCCGCTGGATCTACCCGTCGGTCCGCTTGCCGGACCGGTCGAGCTGCCTGGCAACGGTCGCGTGCATCTGTCTGGTGAGCTGCCGCCTGGTCGCTGGCATCTGCGTTACCGTCGGGGTGGCGAGTCGCTGCAGTTGGCGGAGCGTGGCAGGCGGGACCTCAAGCGTCTGCTCAATGAAATGCGCGTGCCGGCATTCGTCCGTCCGCGTCTGCCGCTGCTGTTCGATGGCGATGAACTGATGGCGATAGCGAATCTGACGCAAGCGCCGGGAATAGAGACCTGCGGGGTGCATCTGCACTGGTCGCCGCCTATCGGCGCGCAAGGTTTGAGCTGGTAAGGCCTTTCGGGTAGACTACGCTCCCGTCTTAATACAGCTTTTGCCGACTCCCTCAGGGAGCTTGGCGAGCTTGCCATTGTGTTGTCGATGGCGCTCCTTCGCTTTCCCCGGCGGCACTGACCGCTTAAACGCAGACTTCTAGGGTTTTTCATGACGCGCTACATCTTCGTCACGGGTGGTGTTGTTTCTTCATTGGGGAAAGGCATCGCCTCGGCTTCACTGGCGGCCATCCTGGAGGCGCGGGGCCTGAAGGTCACCATGCTCAAGCTGGACCCTTACATCAACGTCGATCCGGGCACCATGAGCCCGTTCCAGCACGGTGAGGTGTTCGTCACCCACGACGGCGCCGAGACCGACCTCGACCTGGGTCACTACGAGCGCTTCATCCGCACCACGATGAGCAAGAGCAACAACTTCACCACCGGCCGCGTGTACGAAGACGTGCTGCGCAAGGAGCGCCGTGGTGACTACCTGGGTGCCACCATCCAGGTCATCCCGCACATCACCGACGAGATCAAGCGCCGCATCATCAAGGGTGCCGGTGATGCCGACGTGGCCTTGGTGGAAATCGGCGGCACCGTGGGCGACATCGAGTCGCAGCCGTTTCTCGAAGCCATTCGCCAGCTGCGTGTGGAAGTGGGCGCCAAGCGCGCCATGCTGATGCACCTGACTCTGGTACCGTACATCGCCACTGCCGGCGAGACCAAGACCAAGCCTACTCAGCACTCGGTCAAGGAGCTGCGTTCCATCGGCCTGCAGCCTGATGTGCTGGTGTGCCGTTCCGATCATCCGATCGATGTGTCATCGCGTCGCAAGATCGCCCTGTTCACCAACGTCGAAGAGCGCGCGGTGATCAGCCTGGAAGACGTCGACACCATCTACAAGATCCCGGGCGTGCTGCATGCCCAGGGCCTGGACGACTTCGTCGTCGAGCGGTTCGGCCTGCAGTGTGGCCCGGCCGACCTGTCCGAGTGGGATCGCGTGGTTGATGCCAAGCTCAACCCGGAAAAAGAAGTCACCATCGCCATGGTCGGCAAGTACATGGAGCTGCTGGACGCGTACAAGTCGCTGATCGAAGCGATGAGCCACGCCGGCATCCAGAACCGCACCAAGGTCAACCTGCGCTACATCGATTCCGAAGACATCGAGAATCAGGGCACGGCACTGCTCGAAGGCGTCGACGCCATCCTGGTGCCGGGCGGCTTCGGTCTGCGTGGCGTGGAAGGCAAGATCAAGACCGTGCAGTACGCTCGCGAGAACAAGATCCCGTACCTGGGTATCTGCCTCGGCATGCAGGTGGCGGTGATCGAATACGCCCGTAACGTGGTGGGCTGGGCCGATGCCAACTCCTCCGAGTTCGACATGGCTAGCGGCCACCCGGTGGTCGGCCTGATCACCGAGTGGCAGGACGCGACCGGCGAAGTGGAAACCCGCAGCGTGAACTCCGACCTGGGCGGCACCATGCGCCTGGGTGCCCAGGAGTGTCAGTTGCAGCCCGGCTCGCTGGTGCATGGCTGCTATGGCAAGGACGTGATCGTCGAGCGCCACCGCCACCGTTACGAAGTGAACAACAACCTGCTGCCGACGTTGACCGAGGCGGGCCTGAAGGTCACTGGTCGTTCCGGTGACGGCGCGCTGGTCGAAGTGGTCGAGGCGCCGGATCACCCCTGGTTCGTCGCTTGCCAGTTCCACCCGGAATTCACCTCCACGCCGCGCGACGGCCACCCGCTGTTCAGTGGTTTCGTCAATGCTGCGCTGGCG
The sequence above is drawn from the Pseudomonas sp. Z8(2022) genome and encodes:
- the tilS gene encoding tRNA lysidine(34) synthetase TilS, producing the protein MTALELRLRQALQPWRTVPAWRIAFSGGLDSSVLLHLLADWARQEQLPPLSAVHVHHGLQAAADAWPGHCERVCEQLDIPLEIVRVQVVPGASMEQAARRSRYAAFSDRLGQGEVLLGAQHRDDQAETLLFRLLRGAGVRGLAAMPASRSLGQGVLVRPLLDCSRAELQAYAQSHGLVWVEDPSNADQRFSRNFLRRQVMPLLAERWPQVTANFARSAGHLSEAGQLLDELALLDMATARGESAFPWLPLPSLDLAAVAALSDARQRNLLRHWLAPLSRMPDSDHWAGWYDLRDAATDATPIWKLAEGELHRADGRLWWLSGDWLIPPQPLDLPVGPLAGPVELPGNGRVHLSGELPPGRWHLRYRRGGESLQLAERGRRDLKRLLNEMRVPAFVRPRLPLLFDGDELMAIANLTQAPGIETCGVHLHWSPPIGAQGLSW
- a CDS encoding CTP synthase: MTRYIFVTGGVVSSLGKGIASASLAAILEARGLKVTMLKLDPYINVDPGTMSPFQHGEVFVTHDGAETDLDLGHYERFIRTTMSKSNNFTTGRVYEDVLRKERRGDYLGATIQVIPHITDEIKRRIIKGAGDADVALVEIGGTVGDIESQPFLEAIRQLRVEVGAKRAMLMHLTLVPYIATAGETKTKPTQHSVKELRSIGLQPDVLVCRSDHPIDVSSRRKIALFTNVEERAVISLEDVDTIYKIPGVLHAQGLDDFVVERFGLQCGPADLSEWDRVVDAKLNPEKEVTIAMVGKYMELLDAYKSLIEAMSHAGIQNRTKVNLRYIDSEDIENQGTALLEGVDAILVPGGFGLRGVEGKIKTVQYARENKIPYLGICLGMQVAVIEYARNVVGWADANSSEFDMASGHPVVGLITEWQDATGEVETRSVNSDLGGTMRLGAQECQLQPGSLVHGCYGKDVIVERHRHRYEVNNNLLPTLTEAGLKVTGRSGDGALVEVVEAPDHPWFVACQFHPEFTSTPRDGHPLFSGFVNAALAQKAKKV
- the dnaE gene encoding DNA polymerase III subunit alpha; amino-acid sequence: MTQAFVHLRLHTEYSLVDGLVRVKPLIKAVAGAGMPAVAVTDMSNMCSLVKFYKAAMGAGVKPICGADIWMASAEEDGPLTRLTLLVMNAKGYRNLTELISRGWAEGQSNDLVIIQRDWVKDAAEGLIALSGAREGEVGQALLAGDEALAETRLREWMAAFPDRFYLEVQRTSRVGDEEYLHAAVALADRVEAPLVATNDVRFIKQDDFEAHETRVCIGEGRTLDDPRRPRNYSDQQYLKNAAEMWELFSDLPEALENTVEIAKRCNIEVQLGKYFLPDFPTPNGMGIDDYLRHASFEGLEERLKVLLPKDTPDYEAKRQVYVDRLNFELDIIIQMGFPGYFLIVMDFIQWAKNNGVPVGPGRGSGAGSLVAYVLKITDLDPLAYDLLFERFLNPERISMPDFDVDFCMDGRDRVIDYVAEKYGRNAVSQIITFGSMAAKAVVRDVARAQGKSYGLADRLSKMIPFEVGMTLEKAYEMEEPLREFLKNDEEAQEIWDMSLKLEGIVRGTGKHAGGVVIAPTKLTDFSPIACDEEGGGLVTQFDKDDVEQAGLVKFDFLGLRTLTIIKWAMETIHRIQKRDGASDEELVNIDFIPLDDKKTYDMLQKAETTAVFQLESRGMKELIKKLKPDCLEDMIALVALFRPGPLQSGMVDDFINRKHGRAELSYPHPDYQYAGLEPVLKPTYGIILYQEQVMQIAQVMAGYTLGGADMLRRAMGKKKPEEMAKQRGGFIEGCANNGIDAELAGNIFDLVEKFAGYGFNKSHSAAYGLVSYQTAWLKAHYPAPFMAAVLSADMHNTDKVVILVEECRNMKLRIDPPDVNVSEFKFTVNDDGRIVYGLGAVKGVGEGPVEAIVECRAEGGPFKDLFDFCNRVDLKRINKRTLEALIRSGALDRLGPYYQDELKAYQASVDKNRAVLLASMEEAVQSAEQTARSAESGHMDLFGGLFAEPEADVYANHRKARELPIKERLKGEKDTLGIYLSGHPIDEYEGEIRRFARQRIVELKPARDTQTIAGMIVNLRVMKNKKGDKMGFITLDDRSGRIEASLFADAFASNQALLQNDALVVVEGEVSNDDFSGGLRLRAKRVMSLEEARTSLADSLRVKVASDALKGDRLRWLAELCSKHKGACPVTVDYSGEEARALLQFGDAWRIDPADTLIQALRDQFGRDNVFLHYR
- a CDS encoding acetyl-CoA carboxylase carboxyltransferase subunit alpha; amino-acid sequence: MNPNFLDFEQPIADLQAKIEELRLVGNDNALNIGDEIARLQDKSSALTESIFGNLTSWQIAQLARHPRRPYTLDYIQHIFTEFDELHGDRHFSDDAAIVGGVARLGDQPVMIIGHQKGREVREKVRRNFGMPRPEGYRKACRLMEMAERFKMPILTFIDTPGAYPGIDAEERGQSEAIAWNLRVMARLKTPIIATVIGEGGSGGALAIGVCDQLNMLQYSTYSVISPEGCASILWRTAEKAPDAAEAMGITAERLKDLGIVDQVIAEPLGGAHRDPAAASESIRQELIKQLASLQEHDTDALLKRRYDRLMSYGIA